One Pseudomonas sp. B21_DOA genomic window, CGTGTCAGTTCACTCAGCGGTACCCGCCGGTTGAAGTTGCCGCGAATGTATTCATCGACCGCCGCCAAACGCTCGAACGCCGGATGGGTTTCACTGGCTGATTGCAGATCCACCGAGATCCCCACCAGGCCGATGATCGTCCCGTCACGGTTGTAGATCGGCCGCTTGTGGGTCAGGCACCAGCCCGGCTCGCGACTGCCATACAGATGCAGTTCGAGCTGATCCTCCAACACGAAACCTTCCTCCAGCACCTTGCGATCCTGCTCGGTATAACCGGGGCCCAACTGCGCCGGGAACACCTGCGCACTGGTTTTGCCGAGCAACGGGCGCAAATCCCTCAAACCACAACGTTGCACCAGCGTGCGGTTGGCCAGCACATAGCGCGCTTGCAGGTCCTTGATGAAGATCGCCGCATTGGGGATCACATCGAGTATCGGCAACAGCTGCGCCGCACTGGCGACCATCTCTTCGAGGGTCTGCGCACGCAAGCCGTCAGTGCCCTGGCACAGGATCGAAAACGCTGACTGCATCAAAGACTTCCCCTCGAGCTGAACCACCATAAATGCCACTCGCGAGCAGATTGCAGCAACGTCGCGGCCCTGTCGAGGCCGCGCATTCATCGGCGCCATTGTGCTGAATTCGTCATCGATCCCGGCATAAAACATCAATCGCCGCCACTGCCGAGCGGTGCAAAGTCTGCTCGTCCCCGTGACACAACTGCCTATCCAATAACTCACAAGAAGGCGATGCCATGTCAGGCCAAGGCAAGTTCAAAAACAGCTTTCATTGATCGACCTCACCTTTATCGGACTCGGAGCGATCTTCGGTTCCGGCTGGTTGTTTGCCGCCAGCCATGTCTCGGCGATTGCCGGGCCGGCGGGGATATTCTCCTGGTTGCTGGGCGGTTTCGCCGTGTTGCTGCTCGGTATCGTGTACTGCGAACTGGGCGCCGCACTGCCCCGGGCCGGCGGCGTGGTGCGCTACCCGGTTTACTCCCACGGCCCGCTGCTCGGCTACCTGATGGGCTTCATCACCCTGATTGCGTTTTCCAGTCTGGTGGCGATCGAAGTGGTCGCCTCGCGCCAATACGCGGCGGCGTGGTTTCCGGGCCTGACCAAGGCTGGCAGCGGCGATCCGACGATCCTCGGCTGGCTGGTGCAGTTCGGCCTGCTCTGCGTGTTTTTCCTGCTCAACTACCGCAGCGTGAAGACCTTCGCCAAGGCCAACAATCTGGTCAGCGTGTTCAAATTCATCGTGCCGCTGCTGGTCATCGGCGTGCTGTTCACCTTCTTCAAACCGGAGAACTTCCAGGTTCAGGGATTCGCCCCATTCGGCCTGTCCGGCGTGGAGATGGCCGTCTCTGCCGGGGGATCATCTTTGCCTACCTGGGCCTGACGCCGATCATTTCCGTCGCCAGCGAAGTGAAGAATCCACAGCGCACCATTCCCATCGCGCTGATTCTCTCGGTGCTGCTGTCGACCTTGATCTACGTGCTGCTGCAAATGGCTTTTCTCGGCAGCATCCCGACGGAGATGCTCGCCAACGGCTGGGCCGGTATCAGCAAGGAATTCGCCCTGCCCTATCGCGACATCGCCCTGGCGCTCGGTGTCGGATGGCTGGCGTATCTGGTGGTCGCCGATGCGGTGATCTCGCCGAGCGGCTGCGGCAACATCTACATGAACGCCACCCCGCGAGTGATCTACGGCTGGGCGCAAACCGGCACCTTCTTCAAGGTCTTCACCCACATCGATGAAAAGTCCGGCATCCCGCGTCCGGCGCTGTGGCTGACTTTCGCCCTGTCGGTGTTCTGGACCCTGCCATTCCCGTCGTGGGAAGCGCTGATCAACGTGGTCTCCGCCGCGCTGGTGTTGAGCTATGCGGTGGCGCCCGTATCGGTTGCGGCGCTGCGGCGCAATGCGCCGGACATGCCGCGCCCGTTCCGGGTCAAGAGCATGGGCCTGCTCGGGCCGGTGTCGTTCATCATTGCCGCGCTGATCGTCTACTGGTCGGGCTGGAACACCGTGTCGTGGCTGCTTGGCCTGCAGATTCTGATGTTTGTCATCTACCTGTTCTGCGGTCGCTTTGTGCCCACTGCACACCTGAGTCTGGCGCGTCAGGTGCGCTCATCGGCGTGGCTGATCGCCTTCTACGCGGTGACCATCGTGCTGTCGAAACTTGGCACCTTCGGGGGCCTGGGCATCCTCACTCATCCGTTCGACACGATCGTCGTCGCCGCTTGCGCCACCGGTATTTACTACTGGGGCGCAGCGACCGGCGTGCCTGCCCATCTGCTGCGTCTGGACGACGAGGACGAAGAAAGCGAAAGCCCTGCGCCCTCGCCCACCGTCAACGCCCGCCCTGCCGGCGCCTACTGAAATCATACAACGGGATCTCTTCATGAAACGAGTACACGTCATTGATTCCCACACCGGCGGCGAACCGACGCGACTGGTGATGAGCGGCTTCCCCGAGTTGTCCGGCAACAGCATGGTCGAGAAACGCGACGCCCTGCGCAGCCAGCACGATCAGTGGCGCCGCGCCTGTCTGCTCGAACCGCGTGGCAACGATGTGCTGGTCGGCGCGCTGTATTGCCCGCCGGTCTCGCCGGACGCTACCTGCGGGGTGATCTTCTTCAACAACGCCGGATACCTGGGCATGTGCGGCCACGGCACCATCGGCCTGATCAACTCGTTGCAGCATCTGGGGAAAATCCAGCCGGGCGTGCACAGGATCGACACACCGGTGGGGCAAGTCAGCGCGACGCTGCACGACGATGGCTCGGTCACCCTGGGCAACGTGCCCGCTTACCGTTATCGCAAACAGGTGCCGGTGGACGTACCCGGTTTCGGTCGCGTTGTCGGCGATATCGCCTACGGCGGCAACTGGTTTTACCTCGTCTCCGAGCATGGCCAGACGCTGACCATGGACAACGTCGAGCACCTGACGGCCTACACCTGGGCGATGCTCAAGGCGCTGGAAGATCAAGGCATCTCTGGCGAAGACGGCGCGGTCATCGACCACATCGAACTGTTCGCCGACGACGACAACGCCGATAGCCGCAACTTCGTCATGTGCCCCGGCAAAGCCTATGACCGCTCGCCGTGCGGCACCGGCACCAGCGCCAAACTCGCCTGTCTGGCCGCCGACGACAAGCTGCAGCCCGGCGCGCTATGGGTTCAGGCGAGCATCACTGGCAGCCAGTTCGAAGGCCGCTTCGAATGGGAGGGCGAACGCATTCGCCCGTTCATCACCGGCCGCGCCTACATGACCGCCGACAGCACCTTGCTGATAGACGACACCGACCCGTTCGCGTGGGGCATCTGAGCCGCCACGCCGATTTTTCACCTCGAATCAAACGAAATGCCAAGGAGTTGAACCATGAGCGACAACATCTTCACCGGCTGCATGCCGGCCCTGATGACCCCGTGCACCGCCCAGCGCAAACCGGATTTCGAAGCGCTGGTGGCCAAGGGTCGCGAGCTGATCGATATCGGCATGAGCGCCGTGGTTTATTGCGGCTCAATGGGCGACTGGCCGCTGCTCACCGAAGCCGAGCGCCAGGAAGGCGTGGCGCGTCTGGTCGCTGCCGGGGTGCCGACCATCGTCGGCACTGGCGCAGTGAATACCCGTGAAGCAGTCTCCCACGCAGCGCATGCGGCGAAAGTCGGCGCGCAAGGCTTGATGGTCATCCCGCGCGTGCTCTCCCGTGGCGCCTCGGCGACGGCGCAAAAGGCGCACTTCGCCGCGATTCTGCAAGCCGCACCGAATCTGCCGGCGGTTATTTACAACAGCCCTTACTACGGCTTCGCCACCCGCGCTGATCTGTTTTTCGAACTGCGCCGCGAATACCCGAACCTGATCGGCTTCAAGGAATTCGGCGGCGGCGCGGACCTGCGCTACGCAGCCGAGAACATCACCTCCAAGGATGACGACGTGACGCTGATGGTCGGCGTCGACACGCAGGTGGTGCACGGTTTCGTCAACTGCAACGCCACCGGCGCCATTACCGGCATCGGCAACGCCCTGCCCCGCGAAGTGCTGCAACTGGTGGCGCTGAGCAAGCAGGCCGCGCAAGGCGATGCCAAGGCCCGGCGTCAGGCGCGGGAGCTGGAGTCGGCGCTGGCGGTGCTGTCATCGTTCGACGAAGGTTGCGATCTGGTGCTGTATTACAAACACCTGATGGTGCTCAACGGCGACAAGCAATACACCCTGCACTTCAACGAAACCGATGTGCTGAGCGATTCGCAACGGCGCTATGCCGAGAAGCAGTATTCGCTGTTCCGTCACTGGTACGAAAACTGGTCGGCCGAGCAGAACTTCGCCTGACTGCCACCTGCCGCGAGTCATCACGATTGGCGGCAGGCCTCTCTGATTTTCACAGGAAGACACCATGACTTTAACGGGCAACATGCTGATCGGCCAACAAGGCGTAGCGGGCCATCGTCCGGCCTTTCGCGGGATCAATTCCGCGACCAGCGAGGCGCTTGATCCGGAATACGCCGGCGCGTCAGCCGAACAGGTCGAACAGGCCTGCGCCATGGCTTGGGCGGCGCAAGACGCGTACCGCGAAACCAGCCTGAGCGCCCGTGCGGCATTTCTCGAAAGCATTGCCGAGCACATCGACAACCTTGGCGATGAACTGATCGAACGCGCCCACGCCGAAACCGGTTTGCCGCGCGCGCGCCTTGAGGGTGAACGCGGGCGCACCTGCCAGCAATTGCGCCTGTTCGCCCGCACGGTGCGCGCCGGTGAATGGCTGGACGTGCGCGTCGACCATGCGCAACCACAACGCCAGCCACTGCCGCGCTCCGACCTGCGGCAACGACAGATTGCCTTGGGGCCGGTCGCGGTGTTTGGTGCGAGCAACTTTCCGCTGGCATTTTCCGTGGCCGGTGGCGACACCGCTGCGGCGTTGGCGGCTGGTTGCCCGGTGATCGTCAAGGCGCACAGCGCGCATCCGGCCACCAGCGAACTGGTCGGCCGCGCAGTCGCGCAAGCGGTCAAAGCCTGCGCTCTGCCCGAGGGCGTGTTTTCCTTATTGTTCGATTCTGGCTACGAAGTCGGCATCGCACTGGTCAGCGACTGGCGCATCAAAGCCGCTGGTTTCACTGGCTCGCGCACTGGCGGTCTGGCCTTGATGAAAGCTGCGCAAGCGCGGCCCGAGCCGATCCCGGTGTATGCGGAAATGAGCTCGATCAACCCGGTTTTGCTGTTTCCCGCCGCGCTGGAAAATCGCGCGCAGGCGCTGGCCGAAGGGTTTGTCGCGTCGCTGACACTGGGCGCCGGGCAATTCTGCACCAACCCGGGATTGCTGATTGCCCGCAAAAGTCCGGCGCTCGACGGGTTTCTCAGCGCAGTGGCTGAACTGATCCCGCGCAGCGCGGCGCAAACCATGCTCACGCCCGGCATCTTCGGCGCCTATCAAGCAGGCGTGACGGCTTTGCAGGACAATCCCCGCGCACGCACGGTAGCGGCTGGCCAACCCGGCAGCGGCGCGAATCAGTGTCAGACGCATGTCTTCAGTACCGAGGCGGCGGATTTTCTTGCCGATCAGCGTTTGCAAGCTGAGGTCTTCGGCGCGACATCGCTTGTCGTGCATTGCAGCAGTGACGAAGAAATCCGTCAGGTCTGCGAACATCTGGAAGGCCAACTCACCGCCACCCTGCACTTGGATGACGCCGACCTTGCACTGGCGCGTACGTTGCTGCCAACCCTGGAACGCAAGGCCGGGCGCCTGCTGGTCAACGGCTGGCCGACCGGCGTGGAAGTCTGCGATGCAATGGTGCATGGCGGGCCTTACCCGGCGACTTCAGATGCGCGCAGCACCTCGGTGGGCACTGCGGCGATCCTGCGTTTCCTGCGTCCGGTGTGCTATCAGGATTTCCCCGACAGCTTGCTGCCGACGGCGCTGCAACAGGCCAATCCGCTCAACCTTCGGCGCTTGCTCGATGGCCACCGGGAAGCGACACGCCATGGCGAATAATCCTTCGCACGACATCGCCGTGGTCGGCGCCGGGATCATTGGCGTAGCTTGCGCACTGCGCCTGGCGCGCCAGGGTTTGCGCGTGGTGGTCATTGATCAGCAGGAACCGGGGCATGGCGCTTCGTTCGGTAATGCCGGACATCTGGCCACTGAGCAAGTGTTTCCGATTGCTGACGTATCGATCCTCAAGCGTTTGCCGGCCATGCTCATGGATCCGATGGGGCCGCTGCGCCTGGACTGGAAATACCTGCCGCGCGCCCTGCCGTGGTTCACCCGCTTGCTGCTGAATCTGCGGCCTGAGCCTTTTCAGAAAACCGTCGCGGGCTTGCGTGCGCTGAATGAAAGCAGTCTCGACGCCTGGCAGCGCTTGCTCAGCGATATCCAGCGCACCGATCTGCTCAAGGTTGACGGCTCGTTACTGGTCTTCGAAAAACCGAATCGCAGCAGGCAATCGAAGCGTTGCAGGCACGCCTGAAGCAGCAGCAAGTGCCGGTGGATTACTGGCCAACCGGGGCGATCCGCGAAACGGCGCCGCAACTCAGCCAACAGATTCAGGGCGGACTGTTTTTCCGCGCACCGGGCATTTCCTTGATCCCTATCGGGTGGTCTGCGCACTGGTCGAAGCGGCTCGCAGCAGCGGCGTGAGTTTTCTCCGGCAGCGGGTTCAGGGCGGCTACGTGCAGGAAAACGGCGTCTTATTGATGACGGGCAACGGCGGTGCGACGGCCAGCCGCGTGTTACTGGCCTGCGGTGCACACTCGGCGAAACTCACCGCCGCGCTGACTGGCAAGCAGGTGCCGCTGGACACCGAACGCGGCTATCACCTGATGCTGCCGCACGAGCATGATCGCCTGCCCTTCCCCGTCACCTCGCTGGAACGCAAGTTCATCATGACGCCGATGCGCGAAGGCCTGCGCCTGGCCGGCACGGTCGAGTTCGCCGGGCTGGAGCGGCCAGCGAACATGGCACGTGCCTGGCAGTTGCAGCGTTTGAGCCAAGGTCTGTTTCGCAAGGATCTGAACGCTGATGGCGCAACTCCATGGATGGGCTTTCGCCCGTCGCTGCCGGATTCGCTGCCGGTGATCGATCAGGTGTGCGACGGCAAGGTGTTGCTCGCCTTCGGTCACCAACATCTGGGCTTGACCCAGGCGGCGGTGACGGCGGAGATGATCGGGCAAATGGTCTCAGGCGCGACCGTCGCGCTGCCCGACACCGAGCCCTATCGACTGGCGCGTTTCTAAGCGCGCTTCAGCGCGTCGCCGTGGTGCATGGCCAAATGGCCGGTCTTGTCGCTCTTGACCTCGTACTGCGGCGCGTCTTTCGAGGCCGGGCGGTGGCGGCCCATGAACTCGGTGTCGCGGGTGTGCACCTTGACCACTTTGCCGTGAATCTCGCCGGCCTCGGAATTCCAGCGCACCGCATCGCCGACCTTGAATGAGCTGCTCATCATTGCGTCCTCGCCTCTGGCTTGTTGGTTTATGGAGCCGCGAGCGTTGGAGAAATTCCGCTTTTTTACGAGGCGACCGAAGGCAGGCAAAAAAATCGAACGGCGAAAATCACCCGCATCTCCAACTTGCACAAGCCATAGAAAACGGCCATTGCGAGGTGTCAGATGAACAATGATCAAGGCAAGCAAGGTGATGATCCGCTTCCAACCACCCCGGATCCGCTGAGTCCGGGGCGTACCGAGGTCGATCCGATGAAGGAACGCGGCATCGACGAACTGCCCGACAACGAAGGCGAAATCCCACTGGATGATGCTACCGGCCTGGACCCGGAGCGCGTACGCCAAGAAACCGACAACGCCGAGATGGACGATCAACCCAATCCGCGTTGAGCCTGGAAAGGCAGCCATACGGCTGCCTTTCGGTTGCGCAATCAACAGCAGAATCAGGCAAGCATTGCACAGAAATGCACTACTTCACGCCCGACCCCAGGCGCAACAATGGGCGTCCGATTACCCCATGGAGGATGCTCACATGCTTGTGCAAGCCTACGGCGCCCACGCTGGCGACAAACCCCTTGAGCCCATGCAGATCAACCGCCGCGCCCCGGCGGCGCACGACGTGCAGATCGATATCGCCTTCTGTGGCATCTGCCATTCCGACCTGCATCAGGTGCGCGCCGAATGGGCTGGCACGCAATTCCCTTGCGTGCCCGGCCATGAAATCGTCGGCCGCGTCTCGGCGGTCGGCGATCACGTCAAAGCTTACAAGGTCGGCGATCTGGTCGGTGTCGGTTGCATCGTCGACAGCTGCCAGCACTGCGATGACTGCGAATCCGGTCTGGAAAATTACTGCGACGGCATGATCGGCACCTACAACTTCCCGACCCCGGACGCACCGGGCTGGACCCTCGGCGGTTACTCGCAAAACATCGTCGTGCACGAGCGCTACGTGTTGCGCATTCGTCATCCCGAAATGCAACTGGCCGCCGTCGCGCCGCTGCTCTGCGCTGGCATCACCACTTATTCGCCGCTGCGCCACTGGAACGCCGGCCCCGGCAAGAAAGTCGGCGTGGTCGGCATCGGTGGCCTCGGCCACATGGGCATCAAACTGGCCCACGCCATGGGCGCGCATGTCGTCGCATTCACTACTTCCGAATCCAAGCG contains:
- a CDS encoding AraC family transcriptional regulator; translated protein: MQSAFSILCQGTDGLRAQTLEEMVASAAQLLPILDVIPNAAIFIKDLQARYVLANRTLVQRCGLRDLRPLLGKTSAQVFPAQLGPGYTEQDRKVLEEGFVLEDQLELHLYGSREPGWCLTHKRPIYNRDGTIIGLVGISVDLQSASETHPAFERLAAVDEYIRGNFNRRVPLSELTRIAGISVAQLERYCKRVFHLTPRQMIQKVRLEHAHRLLHSDLPITEVALQCGYTDHSAFTRQFKVSTGFTPREYRQATGL
- a CDS encoding 4-hydroxyproline epimerase, with amino-acid sequence MKRVHVIDSHTGGEPTRLVMSGFPELSGNSMVEKRDALRSQHDQWRRACLLEPRGNDVLVGALYCPPVSPDATCGVIFFNNAGYLGMCGHGTIGLINSLQHLGKIQPGVHRIDTPVGQVSATLHDDGSVTLGNVPAYRYRKQVPVDVPGFGRVVGDIAYGGNWFYLVSEHGQTLTMDNVEHLTAYTWAMLKALEDQGISGEDGAVIDHIELFADDDNADSRNFVMCPGKAYDRSPCGTGTSAKLACLAADDKLQPGALWVQASITGSQFEGRFEWEGERIRPFITGRAYMTADSTLLIDDTDPFAWGI
- a CDS encoding dihydrodipicolinate synthase family protein produces the protein MSDNIFTGCMPALMTPCTAQRKPDFEALVAKGRELIDIGMSAVVYCGSMGDWPLLTEAERQEGVARLVAAGVPTIVGTGAVNTREAVSHAAHAAKVGAQGLMVIPRVLSRGASATAQKAHFAAILQAAPNLPAVIYNSPYYGFATRADLFFELRREYPNLIGFKEFGGGADLRYAAENITSKDDDVTLMVGVDTQVVHGFVNCNATGAITGIGNALPREVLQLVALSKQAAQGDAKARRQARELESALAVLSSFDEGCDLVLYYKHLMVLNGDKQYTLHFNETDVLSDSQRRYAEKQYSLFRHWYENWSAEQNFA
- a CDS encoding aldehyde dehydrogenase (NADP(+)); amino-acid sequence: MTLTGNMLIGQQGVAGHRPAFRGINSATSEALDPEYAGASAEQVEQACAMAWAAQDAYRETSLSARAAFLESIAEHIDNLGDELIERAHAETGLPRARLEGERGRTCQQLRLFARTVRAGEWLDVRVDHAQPQRQPLPRSDLRQRQIALGPVAVFGASNFPLAFSVAGGDTAAALAAGCPVIVKAHSAHPATSELVGRAVAQAVKACALPEGVFSLLFDSGYEVGIALVSDWRIKAAGFTGSRTGGLALMKAAQARPEPIPVYAEMSSINPVLLFPAALENRAQALAEGFVASLTLGAGQFCTNPGLLIARKSPALDGFLSAVAELIPRSAAQTMLTPGIFGAYQAGVTALQDNPRARTVAAGQPGSGANQCQTHVFSTEAADFLADQRLQAEVFGATSLVVHCSSDEEIRQVCEHLEGQLTATLHLDDADLALARTLLPTLERKAGRLLVNGWPTGVEVCDAMVHGGPYPATSDARSTSVGTAAILRFLRPVCYQDFPDSLLPTALQQANPLNLRRLLDGHREATRHGE
- a CDS encoding DUF2945 domain-containing protein; the encoded protein is MSSSFKVGDAVRWNSEAGEIHGKVVKVHTRDTEFMGRHRPASKDAPQYEVKSDKTGHLAMHHGDALKRA
- a CDS encoding NAD(P)-dependent alcohol dehydrogenase, translated to MLVQAYGAHAGDKPLEPMQINRRAPAAHDVQIDIAFCGICHSDLHQVRAEWAGTQFPCVPGHEIVGRVSAVGDHVKAYKVGDLVGVGCIVDSCQHCDDCESGLENYCDGMIGTYNFPTPDAPGWTLGGYSQNIVVHERYVLRIRHPEMQLAAVAPLLCAGITTYSPLRHWNAGPGKKVGVVGIGGLGHMGIKLAHAMGAHVVAFTTSESKREAAKALGADEVVVSRNAEEMAAHAKSFDFILNTVAAPHDLDAFLVLLKRDGALTLVGAPASPHPSPNVFNLITKRRTIAGSMIGGIPETQEMLDFCAEHGIVSDIELIRADQINESYERMLKGDVKYRFVIDNATLAG